The Vicia villosa cultivar HV-30 ecotype Madison, WI linkage group LG1, Vvil1.0, whole genome shotgun sequence genome includes a region encoding these proteins:
- the LOC131662676 gene encoding uncharacterized protein LOC131662676, with protein MVTQDARKLRQQQQKKGRGAAAGDQSGSAGSPRVLVEGERSPKRPRPSEMSREEGSTRRSDRTFVLPPCFKDGGYFDRVPMATSPDEARRVDSMDSPALLKHLASDGAAVMRVLEMTQVLASRSSISPEELRKAESEKKKAVEDANRLKADREKLKKKVDEALKQKDEEIEAEKKKVADLQREWAPSDEEFPDVAVLKSRAEFVEKINEMKLSLAEMAEAGFDYAVRQLRVLNPGLKEGNIGVSSRIVDGAMVPESPGDDE; from the coding sequence ATGGTGACCCAAGACGCGAGGAAGCTCCGGCAGCAGCAGCAGAAGAAAGGCCGAGGGGCAGCTGCGGGCGATCAGTCGGGTTCGGCTGGATCTCCCCGGGTGCTTGTGGAGGGGGAAAGGTCTCCTAAGAGGCCTCGTCCTTCCGAGATGAGCCGCGAGGAGGGGTCTACTCGGAGGTCCGACCGTACCTTTGTGCTGCCTCCCTGCTTTAAGGACGGGGGTTACTTTGATAGGGTTCCCATGGCCACTTCTCCGGATGAGGCTCGTCGGGTAGATTCTATGGATTCCCCTGCTCTTCTCAAGCATCTGGCGAGCGATGGTGCCGCCGTCATGAGGGTCTTGGAGATGACCCAAGTGTTGGCCAGCCGAAGCTCGATTTCTCCCGAGGAGCTGCGCAAAGCTGAGTCGGAGAAGAAAAAGGCCGTGGAGGATGCCAATCGGTTGAAGGCTGATAGGGAGAAGCTGAAGAAGAAAGTTGATGAGGCCCTGAAGCAGAAGGACGAGGAGATCGAggcggagaagaagaaggttgctGATCTTCAGCGGGAGTGGGCACCGTCGGACGAGGAGTTCCCCGATGTGGCGGTGCTGAAGTCTCGGGCGGAGTTTGTCGAGAAGATAAACGAGATGAAGCTGAGTCTTGCCGAGATGGCTGAAGCGGGGTTTGACTACGCAGTTCGGCAGTTGAGGGTTCTGAACCCCGGCCTGAAGGAAGGCAACATCGGGGTCTCGTCGAGGATTGTTGATGGGGCCATGGTGCCTGAGTCTCCCGGGGACGATGAATGA